Proteins from a genomic interval of Kitasatospora herbaricolor:
- a CDS encoding carbohydrate ABC transporter permease: MTTHTAAARPRTTSHVSASPRRAGTKRPAISRRTALLAVTAWFLALLFLLPYAEMIITALRPADELRDATYLPSHFAWSNLIDVWRESTLGANLRVTLLVAAGSTLLVLLVALPAAYYTARVRYRGRSLFLLLVLVTQMFQPTSLIVGLYREFYQFGMLNSLWTLIICNAAFNLAFAIWILTAYISSIPVELEEAAQIDGLGRFGALRRVTLPLAMPGLVTALIFTFISAWNEFVMGLRLTTVPEGQPLTVGINNFIGNYTVQWNYLFAGSVVAILPVIVLFGLIEGKVVSGLTAGSVK, encoded by the coding sequence ATGACCACTCACACTGCCGCCGCCCGGCCCCGCACGACATCCCACGTCTCTGCGTCCCCGCGCCGCGCGGGTACGAAGCGGCCGGCGATCAGCCGCCGCACCGCTCTGCTCGCCGTCACGGCCTGGTTCCTCGCGCTGCTGTTCCTGCTGCCGTACGCAGAAATGATCATCACCGCGCTCCGGCCCGCCGACGAACTGCGCGACGCCACCTACCTACCAAGCCACTTCGCCTGGTCCAACCTCATCGACGTCTGGCGTGAGTCGACCCTGGGCGCCAACCTGCGCGTCACCCTGCTCGTCGCGGCCGGCTCCACCCTGCTCGTCCTGCTGGTCGCCCTGCCCGCCGCCTACTACACCGCGCGTGTCCGGTACCGCGGCCGCAGCCTCTTCCTGCTGCTCGTCCTGGTCACCCAGATGTTCCAGCCCACCTCGCTGATCGTGGGCCTCTACCGCGAGTTCTACCAGTTCGGGATGCTCAACTCGCTCTGGACCCTGATCATCTGCAACGCCGCCTTCAACCTCGCGTTCGCGATCTGGATCCTCACCGCCTACATCTCCTCCATCCCCGTCGAACTGGAGGAGGCCGCCCAGATCGACGGCCTCGGACGCTTCGGCGCCCTGCGCCGTGTCACCCTGCCACTGGCCATGCCCGGCCTGGTGACCGCCCTGATCTTCACCTTCATCTCGGCCTGGAACGAGTTCGTGATGGGCCTGCGCCTCACCACCGTCCCCGAGGGCCAGCCCCTCACCGTCGGCATCAACAACTTCATCGGCAACTACACCGTCCAGTGGAACTACCTCTTCGCCGGATCCGTCGTCGCCATCCTCCCCGTCATCGTCCTGTTCGGCCTGATCGAAGGCAAGGTCGTCTCCGGCCTCACCGCCGGATCCGTCAAGTAG
- a CDS encoding carbohydrate ABC transporter permease, whose product MSSHTPPKDLKDPKGPCPPRPDAKARRRRGAGPLPWIGPAIALILLVVLWPVVEMVRTSFLRISTSGFVRGSAGLDKYRKLFDEPGFAPVLLWTALWTVAVVTVTIVLSLALAQLFNQNFPGRRLTRWALIAPWAASVLMTSIGFKWMLDRTAGVLNTVMTDLGIIDGPQDWLGDPGSAKPWMVLVAVFVSLPFTTYTILAGLQTVPAEVYEAAKVDGTSTLQTYRLITLPMLRPALLVALVINLINVFNSFPVIWGMTQGGPNSATATTTVFAFQLMNTDIGESAAMSVVNFGLIVVMVLAFLKASRWNEEN is encoded by the coding sequence GTGTCATCACACACTCCACCCAAGGACCTCAAGGATCCCAAGGGCCCCTGCCCTCCTCGCCCGGACGCGAAGGCCCGCCGACGCCGCGGCGCCGGCCCGCTGCCGTGGATCGGGCCGGCCATCGCCCTGATCCTGCTCGTCGTCCTGTGGCCCGTCGTCGAGATGGTCCGCACCTCGTTCCTGCGGATCAGCACCAGCGGTTTCGTCCGCGGCAGCGCCGGCCTCGACAAGTACCGCAAGCTCTTCGACGAACCCGGCTTCGCCCCGGTCCTCCTCTGGACCGCCCTGTGGACCGTCGCGGTCGTCACCGTCACCATCGTCCTCTCCCTCGCCCTGGCCCAGCTCTTCAACCAGAACTTCCCCGGCCGCCGCCTCACCCGCTGGGCACTCATCGCCCCCTGGGCCGCGTCCGTGCTGATGACCTCCATCGGCTTCAAGTGGATGCTCGACCGCACCGCCGGCGTCCTCAACACCGTCATGACCGACCTCGGGATCATCGACGGCCCGCAGGACTGGCTCGGCGACCCCGGCTCCGCCAAACCCTGGATGGTCCTGGTCGCGGTGTTCGTGTCGCTGCCGTTCACCACCTACACCATCCTCGCCGGCCTGCAGACCGTCCCCGCCGAGGTCTACGAGGCCGCCAAGGTCGACGGCACCAGCACCTTGCAGACCTACCGCCTGATCACCCTGCCCATGCTGCGCCCGGCCCTGCTCGTCGCGCTGGTGATCAACCTGATCAACGTCTTCAACTCCTTCCCCGTCATCTGGGGCATGACCCAGGGCGGCCCCAACAGCGCGACCGCGACCACCACCGTCTTCGCCTTCCAGCTGATGAACACCGACATCGGCGAATCCGCCGCCATGTCCGTCGTCAACTTCGGCCTGATCGTGGTCATGGTGCTGGCCTTCCTCAAGGCCAGCCGCTGGAACGAGGAGAACTGA
- a CDS encoding ROK family protein → MSAAAPRAIAIDVGGTGIKAALADGEEAALRVWEQAVDALADTLLQTATILDPPLIVLGGGLAESGDLLLSPLRAAMASRAVVTVVPALALAEIGDRAGCLGAGLAALDLITVRADVGGRLR, encoded by the coding sequence ATGAGCGCCGCAGCCCCCAGGGCCATCGCCATCGACGTCGGCGGTACCGGTATCAAGGCCGCGCTCGCCGACGGCGAAGAAGCCGCCCTCCGCGTCTGGGAGCAGGCCGTCGACGCGCTCGCCGACACACTGCTCCAGACCGCGACGATCCTCGACCCTCCGCTCATCGTGCTGGGCGGAGGGCTCGCCGAGTCCGGCGACCTCCTCCTGTCGCCCCTGCGAGCCGCGATGGCCTCCAGGGCCGTCGTCACCGTCGTCCCGGCCCTGGCCCTGGCCGAAATCGGCGACCGGGCCGGCTGCCTCGGTGCGGGCCTGGCGGCGCTCGACCTGATCACCGTCCGCGCCGACGTGGGAGGACGCCTTCGATGA
- a CDS encoding ABC transporter substrate-binding protein, whose translation MKRRLLCLSAIGLTGALALSACTSGGSGSPAAGSSKTTIKLVAADYGDKASNSSKAYWDAVASAFTAANPDITVDVQVVNWNDIDKQVKTMIQSGNVPDVLQTGGYADKVADDLLYKATDVLSPTTQADFIDTFSKAGQVKGTQYGIPFVSSARAFFYNKALFAQAGITDAPKTWDEVKKDAELIKAKVPGVTPYALPLGPEEAQGESMMWELGNGGGVTDAAGKYAINSAANIETFRWLKADLVDGGLTYPNPATTDRKTAFADFAAGKTAMLNGHPSLIQMSKDGKVDYAVAPIPGKDGPLASTLGVADWVMAFKKNGHQEQVRTFLDFAFNKENTLKFDELYNLMPVTKDTLADMTNSGKHADLAPFFALLPQAKFYPLGDTSWDAVSAEIKKSGGTAVSGDPAKVLGDLQKKAEAAAADK comes from the coding sequence ATGAAGCGACGTCTGCTGTGCCTCTCGGCCATCGGTCTCACCGGTGCCCTCGCGCTCTCGGCCTGCACCTCCGGCGGCTCCGGCTCCCCGGCCGCCGGTTCCTCGAAGACCACGATCAAGCTCGTGGCCGCCGACTACGGCGACAAGGCCTCCAACAGCTCCAAGGCCTACTGGGACGCCGTTGCCTCCGCGTTCACCGCGGCCAATCCCGACATCACGGTCGACGTCCAGGTCGTCAACTGGAACGACATCGACAAGCAGGTCAAGACGATGATCCAGTCCGGCAACGTCCCGGACGTGCTGCAGACCGGCGGCTACGCCGACAAGGTCGCCGACGACCTGCTGTACAAGGCAACTGACGTCCTGTCACCCACGACACAGGCCGACTTCATCGACACCTTCTCCAAGGCGGGCCAGGTGAAGGGGACGCAGTACGGCATCCCGTTCGTGTCCTCCGCGCGGGCGTTCTTCTACAACAAGGCCCTCTTCGCACAGGCCGGCATCACCGACGCCCCCAAGACCTGGGACGAGGTGAAGAAGGACGCCGAGCTGATCAAGGCGAAGGTGCCGGGTGTGACCCCGTACGCGCTGCCGCTGGGCCCGGAGGAGGCGCAGGGCGAGAGCATGATGTGGGAGCTCGGCAACGGCGGCGGCGTCACCGACGCCGCAGGCAAGTACGCCATCAACTCCGCAGCCAACATCGAGACGTTCCGCTGGCTGAAGGCCGACCTGGTCGACGGCGGGCTGACCTACCCGAACCCGGCCACCACCGACCGCAAGACCGCCTTCGCGGACTTCGCGGCCGGCAAGACCGCGATGCTCAACGGCCACCCGTCGCTGATCCAGATGTCCAAGGACGGCAAGGTCGACTACGCGGTGGCGCCGATCCCCGGCAAGGACGGCCCGCTGGCCTCCACCCTCGGCGTCGCCGACTGGGTGATGGCGTTCAAGAAGAACGGCCACCAGGAGCAGGTGAGGACCTTCCTCGACTTCGCCTTCAACAAGGAGAACACCCTCAAATTCGACGAGCTGTACAACCTCATGCCGGTCACCAAGGACACCCTCGCCGACATGACGAACAGCGGCAAGCACGCCGACCTGGCCCCGTTCTTCGCCCTGCTCCCGCAGGCGAAGTTCTACCCGCTGGGTGACACCAGCTGGGATGCGGTCTCCGCGGAGATCAAGAAGAGCGGCGGCACCGCCGTCTCCGGCGATCCCGCGAAGGTTCTCGGCGACCTCCAGAAGAAGGCCGAAGCGGCAGCTGCCGACAAGTAG
- a CDS encoding 1-phosphofructokinase family hexose kinase, whose protein sequence is MIVTVTADPVLDVTYNVRGLRANPTHRVVAAHEQAGGKGVNVSRVLTTLGRRTTAVLPLAGPNGIAVQDDLQRAGVTHCLVPGGAPTRRSVAVVDDHDMTMFNEAAQTSDDGWWHALTGVVHGLLPGARALVVSGSLPAGLPPNSYRTLVVLAGQRGLPVILDADGPPLTGALDARPTLVKLKATQLLAATGTTDPLAAARALTDRGARNVVASVGPAGILAVTTDGTWRASLPGSLTMRGHPTGAGDAVVASLAASLSAAAPWPQALADAVALSAATVVAPYAGHFDRELHQALLPAVRVEAL, encoded by the coding sequence ATGATCGTGACCGTCACCGCCGACCCCGTACTCGACGTCACGTACAACGTGAGGGGCCTCCGCGCGAACCCCACGCACCGTGTCGTCGCGGCGCACGAACAGGCCGGCGGCAAGGGCGTCAACGTCTCCCGTGTGCTGACCACGCTGGGACGCCGCACCACGGCCGTGCTCCCGCTCGCCGGCCCAAACGGCATCGCCGTCCAGGACGACCTGCAGCGCGCGGGCGTGACCCACTGCCTGGTCCCGGGCGGCGCACCGACCCGCCGCAGCGTCGCCGTCGTGGACGACCACGACATGACCATGTTCAACGAGGCCGCGCAGACGTCCGACGACGGCTGGTGGCATGCTCTCACCGGTGTCGTCCACGGCCTGCTGCCCGGCGCCCGGGCCCTGGTCGTCTCCGGCAGTCTTCCCGCAGGCCTGCCCCCGAACTCCTACCGAACGCTCGTCGTCCTCGCCGGCCAACGCGGCCTGCCGGTCATACTCGACGCCGACGGGCCGCCCCTGACCGGCGCACTGGATGCCCGGCCCACCCTCGTGAAGCTCAAGGCCACCCAGCTCCTCGCCGCCACCGGAACCACCGACCCACTGGCCGCCGCCCGGGCCCTCACCGACCGCGGAGCCCGCAACGTCGTCGCCTCAGTGGGACCGGCCGGCATCCTCGCCGTCACCACCGACGGCACATGGCGGGCCTCCCTGCCCGGCTCCCTCACCATGCGCGGCCATCCCACCGGTGCCGGCGACGCCGTCGTCGCCTCCCTCGCCGCCTCGCTCTCCGCGGCCGCCCCCTGGCCGCAGGCTCTCGCCGACGCCGTCGCCCTGTCGGCCGCCACCGTCGTCGCGCCCTACGCAGGCCACTTCGACCGCGAACTCCACCAGGCTCTCCTGCCCGCGGTCCGCGTCGAAGCCCTCTGA
- a CDS encoding class II fructose-bisphosphate aldolase, with the protein MPLAATSDLIDRAASSGTAVAAVNVITLEHIEAVVSGAEAASRPVILQISEGTVKYRLGRLAPLAAAAVAVARAARVEVALHLDHVRNLDLLPAAADCGISSVMIDAAHLPYDQNVAATRRAADWAHAHGIWAEAELGEVSGKDGQGPPDAHAPGARTDPAQAARYIEDTEIDALAVAVVSTHAMTPGTGTIDRDLLGRLRDSVRVPLVLHGSSGLPDSELLAAAAGGITKINFGTALNIAMTQAICTRLSNEPPGGDPRGYLSDARTAMTVATTRLLSAIAAPVDTLWSVTP; encoded by the coding sequence ATGCCCCTCGCCGCCACCAGCGACCTCATCGACCGCGCAGCCTCCAGCGGCACCGCGGTCGCCGCCGTCAACGTCATCACCCTCGAACACATCGAGGCTGTCGTCAGTGGCGCCGAAGCCGCCAGCCGACCCGTCATCCTGCAGATCAGCGAGGGCACCGTCAAGTACCGGCTCGGCCGCCTCGCTCCCTTGGCCGCCGCAGCCGTCGCGGTGGCCCGCGCCGCCCGCGTCGAGGTGGCGCTGCACCTCGACCACGTCAGGAATCTCGACCTGCTCCCGGCCGCCGCCGACTGCGGCATCAGCTCCGTGATGATCGACGCGGCCCACCTGCCGTACGACCAGAACGTGGCGGCCACCCGCCGTGCCGCGGACTGGGCCCACGCCCACGGCATCTGGGCCGAAGCAGAACTCGGCGAAGTGAGCGGCAAGGACGGCCAGGGCCCGCCCGACGCCCACGCACCGGGCGCGCGCACCGACCCTGCCCAGGCTGCCCGGTACATCGAGGACACGGAGATCGACGCCCTCGCCGTCGCCGTCGTCAGCACCCACGCCATGACCCCCGGCACCGGGACCATCGACCGCGACCTCCTCGGCCGGCTGCGCGACAGCGTCCGTGTGCCGCTCGTCCTGCACGGCTCCTCCGGCCTGCCCGACAGCGAACTTCTTGCCGCCGCCGCGGGCGGCATCACCAAAATCAACTTCGGCACCGCCCTCAACATCGCCATGACACAAGCCATTTGTACGCGCCTCAGCAACGAACCACCGGGGGGCGACCCTCGTGGCTACCTCAGTGACGCCCGCACAGCCATGACCGTCGCGACCACGCGCCTCCTCAGCGCGATCGCGGCCCCCGTCGACACACTGTGGAGCGTGACTCCATGA